Proteins found in one Exiguobacterium sp. 9-2 genomic segment:
- a CDS encoding Crp/Fnr family transcriptional regulator: MTDIVSYLERYQLTHVFDVSLRKAMHIQTFAPGEALCRQGDVAHELYLLVEGKLKITHMSATGKRLVLSFKHPFDLVGDIEFVRKIDLMNTVEAVTPVTVLRIAYADLEEARVHHSAFLLFLLETITKKFELKSHTLSFNLLYPVEVRLASYLLSMTPDTDAFASKELVDAADLIGTSYRHVNRVLRQFVDDGLIRRTQHTIEIIDRDGLMERVGESIYE, from the coding sequence GTGACGGACATTGTGAGCTATTTGGAACGGTATCAGTTAACGCATGTCTTTGATGTATCGCTACGCAAGGCGATGCACATCCAGACGTTCGCACCGGGTGAGGCTTTATGCCGACAAGGCGATGTTGCGCATGAACTGTACCTGCTCGTCGAAGGGAAATTGAAGATTACGCATATGTCGGCAACGGGGAAACGTCTCGTGTTGTCCTTCAAGCATCCGTTTGATCTCGTCGGCGATATTGAGTTTGTCCGAAAGATTGATTTGATGAACACGGTTGAGGCAGTGACACCAGTAACCGTCTTACGCATCGCCTATGCGGATTTGGAAGAGGCACGTGTACATCATTCTGCTTTTCTATTATTTTTACTCGAGACGATCACGAAAAAGTTTGAATTGAAATCGCATACGCTCAGCTTCAATCTGCTGTATCCGGTAGAAGTTCGGCTAGCCAGTTATTTGCTGTCGATGACACCTGATACGGATGCTTTTGCGAGTAAGGAACTGGTCGATGCGGCAGATTTGATCGGGACGAGCTACCGTCATGTCAACCGTGTCTTACGTCAGTTCGTCGACGATGGGTTGATTCGCAGAACGCAGCATACGATTGAGATCATTGATCGAGACGGATTGATGGAGCGCGTTGGAGAAAGCATTTACGAATGA
- a CDS encoding sigma-70 family RNA polymerase sigma factor, translating into MDLRNEHTTLVRRAMKHDEAAFEQLVLLHSEQLYRTAYLYVKNEHDALDVVQETVYKAFISIEQVKEPKHFVTWITKILIRNCYRALEKQQPTDDILLHVPVQEDRSRDEHLDLVHALSHLRKEYRDVLVLFYFHDIPMKEIASFIGITLNTVKTYLKRGREELKIQLGGMDYGTARSTK; encoded by the coding sequence ATGGACTTACGAAACGAGCACACGACACTTGTCCGCCGTGCGATGAAGCACGATGAAGCGGCGTTCGAGCAATTGGTGCTCCTACATAGCGAACAACTCTACCGAACAGCATATCTTTATGTGAAGAACGAACACGATGCCTTAGACGTCGTACAAGAGACAGTTTATAAAGCGTTCATCTCGATCGAACAAGTGAAGGAACCGAAACATTTCGTGACGTGGATCACGAAAATTCTGATCCGTAATTGTTACCGCGCGTTGGAAAAACAACAACCAACAGATGATATCTTACTTCATGTTCCGGTACAGGAAGACCGATCGCGAGACGAACACCTCGATCTCGTGCACGCGTTATCGCATCTGCGAAAAGAATACCGGGATGTCTTAGTTCTTTTCTATTTTCATGATATTCCGATGAAAGAGATTGCAAGCTTCATCGGGATCACCCTTAATACGGTGAAGACCTATTTAAAACGAGGACGCGAAGAGTTAAAAATACAGTTAGGAGGAATGGATTATGGCACAGCACGATCTACAAAATGA
- a CDS encoding YcjF family protein gives MDDFFGEGLETNQQKRKRKLEEIFDQSFESERRDFNQSLEQDVTVALIGDVNAGKSSTLNAILGREVATVGARPGETVRIDQVRQHPEDKVIFVDTPGLNDANTQNSEATWTYYQSADVILYFLNAAGTVLSETETKNFQKIYQHNQNVLIVVTKMDATDDVDTIVRHIAEKLPGPKIIPVSAREGTNIDRLRREVLDILKKFDKDNVFVRQMDPTVRGKIANNWIVGAGTAAGAIGAVPFPGADIIPLTSIQIGLMLKLSNLYERQLSKESAKELLVVTIVGNSGKTAFRQIAKLVPGYGAVIAAGVASTATLALGYGTKYVYENKLELTPEQLMGFVKRFRKKAEESSEETNE, from the coding sequence ATGGATGATTTTTTTGGTGAGGGACTTGAGACCAATCAACAAAAGCGGAAACGCAAACTGGAGGAAATCTTTGATCAGTCGTTTGAATCGGAGCGCCGGGATTTTAATCAATCGTTGGAGCAGGACGTGACGGTTGCTCTGATCGGAGATGTCAATGCGGGAAAATCCTCGACCTTGAACGCAATTCTTGGTCGCGAAGTCGCAACGGTCGGAGCACGCCCAGGTGAAACGGTCCGCATCGATCAAGTAAGGCAACATCCGGAAGATAAAGTCATCTTTGTCGATACACCGGGACTAAATGATGCCAATACACAGAACTCGGAAGCGACATGGACGTATTATCAAAGTGCCGATGTCATCCTTTATTTTTTAAATGCGGCAGGTACTGTCTTGTCTGAGACAGAGACGAAGAATTTCCAGAAAATCTATCAACATAACCAAAATGTCTTGATCGTTGTCACGAAGATGGATGCGACGGATGATGTCGACACGATCGTTCGCCATATTGCAGAAAAACTACCAGGACCAAAAATCATTCCCGTATCAGCACGAGAAGGAACGAATATTGATCGGCTCCGCCGGGAGGTCCTCGATATCTTAAAAAAGTTCGACAAGGATAATGTGTTCGTTCGCCAGATGGATCCGACCGTTCGCGGGAAGATCGCCAACAATTGGATCGTGGGTGCCGGAACAGCTGCTGGTGCGATCGGTGCTGTCCCGTTTCCAGGAGCTGATATCATTCCGTTGACTTCAATTCAAATCGGCTTGATGCTCAAGTTATCAAATCTGTATGAACGGCAGTTATCCAAGGAGAGTGCCAAAGAGTTGCTTGTCGTGACAATCGTCGGAAACTCCGGAAAGACGGCTTTTCGACAAATAGCGAAACTGGTTCCGGGATATGGTGCCGTCATTGCTGCGGGAGTCGCTTCGACCGCCACCCTTGCACTCGGATACGGAACGAAATATGTCTATGAGAATAAGCTCGAATTAACACCGGAACAACTAATGGGGTTCGTCAAACGATTCCGAAAGAAGGCGGAGGAGTCGTCAGAAGAGACAAACGAGTAA
- a CDS encoding NAD(P)/FAD-dependent oxidoreductase has product MTGKRIGIIGGGLAGIFAARQLQAAGHAVEIIEKSQSVGGRMATRRIDEGTADHGAVFFTVRTEELGREVDDWLEKGWVRKWFGTDFPRYVATDGMNQLVQAIGRGIPVQLNEQVTHITAMEDELVTQATDHQGAYDALLVTAPVPQAYELLQASDLALGEDDHEQLRQVTFEPTFVGLFEIKERLTIGEVGLQDEQLVDGMLKLVNNAEKQISKTTLLSVYMTARFSEDWYERPEEETLAEVERLLQQQLGPVTIISRQLKRWRYAQARAVYRTPHLKLSSHPLWLAGDAFLEADDASGRTRVESAIISGLRVAEAIDTHLRQTVTATE; this is encoded by the coding sequence ATGACAGGGAAACGAATCGGAATCATCGGTGGTGGACTCGCCGGAATCTTTGCGGCACGTCAATTGCAGGCAGCAGGACATGCTGTTGAAATCATCGAAAAAAGCCAGAGCGTCGGGGGGCGAATGGCGACTCGTCGGATTGATGAAGGAACAGCGGATCATGGTGCCGTCTTCTTCACGGTTCGGACGGAAGAGTTAGGACGCGAAGTCGACGACTGGCTTGAGAAAGGGTGGGTTCGTAAATGGTTCGGAACGGATTTTCCACGCTATGTCGCGACGGACGGCATGAATCAACTCGTACAAGCGATTGGTCGAGGGATTCCCGTCCAGTTGAATGAACAGGTCACGCATATTACGGCAATGGAGGACGAACTCGTCACACAAGCGACGGATCATCAAGGTGCGTATGATGCGTTACTTGTGACGGCGCCTGTACCGCAAGCATATGAACTGTTGCAGGCTTCTGATCTGGCGCTCGGAGAGGACGATCATGAGCAGTTACGCCAAGTGACGTTCGAGCCGACATTCGTGGGTCTGTTTGAAATCAAAGAGCGACTGACGATCGGGGAAGTCGGCCTACAAGACGAACAACTCGTCGATGGGATGTTAAAACTCGTCAATAATGCCGAGAAACAGATTTCGAAGACGACACTCCTGAGCGTCTATATGACAGCTCGCTTCAGTGAAGACTGGTACGAGCGCCCAGAAGAAGAGACACTCGCGGAAGTCGAGCGTCTGTTACAACAGCAACTCGGACCAGTGACGATTATCTCCCGCCAGCTCAAGCGTTGGCGTTACGCTCAGGCACGCGCAGTTTACCGGACACCGCATTTGAAACTGTCGTCACATCCACTTTGGCTTGCTGGTGATGCGTTCCTTGAAGCCGATGATGCGTCAGGACGGACGCGCGTCGAGAGCGCTATCATCTCCGGATTACGTGTCGCAGAAGCGATCGACACCCACTTACGTCAGACGGTAACAGCGACGGAATGA
- a CDS encoding DMT family transporter — translation MVTGIILALCGGMLVCIQNTFNAKVKEHVGAWATTTLVLGLGFLASLTIGLIVEGSQLFALEQAQTWFWFSGIIGVGVVLCVTQGVQQLGPSRAISIVMVSQILFALLWDTLGWFGLQAVPFTWTKALGVLLIGGGVLLFQLGGKTTTVRQVRKGA, via the coding sequence ATGGTTACGGGAATCATCCTTGCTCTTTGTGGGGGCATGCTCGTTTGTATTCAAAATACGTTTAACGCAAAAGTCAAAGAACATGTCGGTGCTTGGGCGACGACGACGCTAGTCCTTGGACTCGGGTTCCTCGCTTCACTGACGATTGGTTTGATCGTCGAAGGGTCACAATTGTTTGCACTCGAACAGGCGCAAACTTGGTTTTGGTTCAGTGGGATCATCGGTGTCGGTGTCGTCCTCTGTGTGACGCAAGGAGTTCAACAACTCGGACCAAGTCGAGCGATTTCGATCGTCATGGTGTCGCAAATCTTATTTGCCTTACTGTGGGATACGCTCGGTTGGTTCGGGTTACAAGCCGTTCCATTTACGTGGACGAAAGCACTCGGTGTGTTGCTGATTGGTGGGGGCGTACTGTTATTTCAACTGGGCGGGAAAACAACAACTGTACGACAAGTACGTAAAGGAGCTTGA
- a CDS encoding DMT family transporter: MRGILFAIAGGFFLTLQSVANARISQTIGTWQAATITQMTGFIVAILLAVVLRDRSFSAMRRVKPLYLAGGAFAAIILFSNMTAVHRMGVTLTISLFLLAQLALALWIDGRGWFGVMKRRLRGPQIIGILMMVAGIFILKS; this comes from the coding sequence ATGCGTGGTATCTTATTTGCGATTGCTGGTGGCTTTTTCTTAACGCTTCAAAGTGTCGCCAATGCCCGGATCAGTCAAACGATCGGGACGTGGCAAGCAGCGACGATCACTCAGATGACCGGGTTCATCGTTGCGATCCTCTTAGCGGTCGTCTTACGGGATCGTAGTTTTTCAGCGATGCGCCGTGTCAAACCGCTTTATCTAGCAGGAGGTGCCTTTGCGGCGATCATATTATTCAGCAACATGACGGCGGTCCACCGGATGGGCGTGACCTTGACGATTTCGCTCTTTTTATTGGCGCAATTAGCGCTGGCACTCTGGATTGACGGAAGAGGCTGGTTCGGCGTCATGAAACGCCGACTGCGGGGGCCGCAGATCATCGGCATCTTGATGATGGTTGCAGGCATCTTCATCTTAAAGAGCTAA
- a CDS encoding GNAT family N-acetyltransferase translates to MEIRQMTAEDYPEVVRIYEQGIKTENATFRTEALPYEEWTRHHHEHSRLVAIEGEQLLGWVALSPFSSIPAYAGVAEISLYIAEEARGKGVGTRLMEDVIATSEAAGIWTLQSQVFPENHASLRLHERFNFREVGRRERIGRLGGRWRDTVLLERRSTYL, encoded by the coding sequence ATGGAAATACGTCAAATGACAGCGGAAGATTACCCAGAAGTCGTTCGGATCTACGAACAAGGAATAAAGACGGAGAACGCGACGTTTCGCACGGAAGCATTACCGTACGAAGAATGGACGAGGCATCACCATGAACACAGTCGTCTCGTTGCGATTGAAGGCGAGCAACTGCTCGGCTGGGTTGCGTTGAGTCCATTTTCTTCGATTCCAGCATACGCTGGTGTCGCTGAAATCAGTCTTTATATTGCAGAAGAAGCACGCGGTAAAGGTGTCGGCACTCGCTTGATGGAAGACGTCATTGCAACAAGTGAAGCAGCAGGCATCTGGACCCTGCAATCGCAAGTCTTTCCGGAAAATCATGCGAGTCTGCGCCTTCATGAACGTTTTAATTTTCGCGAAGTTGGTCGCCGGGAGCGAATTGGTCGGCTCGGAGGCAGATGGCGCGATACGGTATTGCTCGAGCGACGCAGCACATATCTCTAA
- a CDS encoding GNAT family N-acetyltransferase: MIQLVPVTAENWEACCELTLTAEQQDFMEANVYSIAQAKFEPSLVLRAIMMDDTVVGFVMYNTELEELDGYWIYRIMIDQAQQGNGIGRLAMQALIEEMRMLPAAKRIVVGYRPDNQAAHSLYASLGFIDHGDRFGREMAVRLDI, translated from the coding sequence ATGATTCAACTCGTACCGGTAACAGCAGAAAATTGGGAAGCTTGTTGTGAGCTGACGCTGACAGCAGAACAGCAGGACTTCATGGAAGCGAATGTCTATTCGATCGCGCAAGCGAAGTTCGAACCAAGCCTTGTCCTTCGGGCGATTATGATGGACGATACGGTTGTTGGTTTTGTGATGTACAACACGGAACTAGAAGAACTCGACGGTTACTGGATATACCGCATCATGATTGATCAGGCGCAGCAAGGGAACGGTATCGGGCGATTAGCGATGCAAGCCCTGATTGAAGAGATGCGAATGTTACCTGCAGCGAAACGAATCGTCGTCGGCTATCGACCGGATAATCAGGCGGCGCACAGTCTGTATGCGAGTCTCGGCTTCATCGACCACGGGGACCGATTCGGTCGGGAAATGGCAGTACGATTAGACATTTGA
- a CDS encoding SDR family oxidoreductase gives MKWLITGATGKLGARIVQHLSEQVGNEHVAVSVRDVEKATELAAQGIDVRYGDFDQPETLGQAFQGIDRLLIISTDGEEATRIRQHQAAVTAAKEAGVKLIGYTSIANAAHSTNGLARTHRVTEEAIQATGIPYVFFRNNWYLENELGTIDAVAQGADWLTAAGEGKVGWALQDEYALAIATGLTLEHPNPIYELSGPLHTQAELATAVGTVLNRSVALDEVDEATYGERMQAAGLPDFLIPMLTGIQADIAAGTLAVESTDFEALLGRPVTTLEEGVRLLLKR, from the coding sequence ATGAAATGGTTAATTACAGGAGCAACCGGAAAATTAGGCGCGCGGATCGTGCAGCACCTCAGTGAACAAGTCGGCAACGAACATGTAGCGGTTAGTGTCCGCGACGTCGAAAAAGCAACAGAGCTTGCAGCACAAGGAATCGATGTCCGATACGGAGACTTTGATCAGCCCGAAACACTCGGACAAGCGTTTCAAGGAATCGATCGATTGTTGATCATTTCGACGGACGGTGAAGAGGCGACTCGGATCCGGCAACACCAAGCCGCTGTCACGGCAGCAAAAGAGGCAGGCGTCAAGCTGATCGGCTATACGAGCATCGCCAATGCGGCACACAGTACAAACGGACTTGCTCGAACGCATCGTGTCACAGAGGAAGCGATTCAAGCGACAGGTATCCCGTATGTCTTTTTCCGTAACAACTGGTATCTCGAAAATGAACTCGGAACGATTGACGCCGTCGCGCAAGGCGCAGACTGGTTAACGGCAGCAGGCGAAGGGAAAGTCGGATGGGCGTTACAAGATGAGTATGCGTTAGCCATTGCGACGGGACTGACGCTTGAGCATCCAAACCCCATCTATGAACTATCGGGTCCGTTGCATACACAAGCAGAACTCGCGACTGCAGTCGGAACAGTGCTTAACCGATCGGTCGCTTTAGATGAAGTGGATGAAGCGACATATGGTGAGCGGATGCAAGCAGCTGGCTTACCTGACTTCTTGATTCCAATGCTGACTGGTATCCAGGCAGATATCGCAGCAGGGACTCTGGCAGTAGAAAGTACTGATTTTGAAGCATTACTTGGTCGTCCCGTGACGACGCTGGAAGAGGGAGTCCGTCTCCTTTTGAAAAGATAA
- a CDS encoding PPK2 family polyphosphate kinase, translated as MKLSSYRVKEGEQVSFSNYPTSEEHKISEAELREKRIPKSVETLQELHWRLHAEEKNGVLVILQAIDAAGKDEAISYIFSNLNAQGLRTISVKKPSDTEQKHDYLWRIHEGLPEKGEVGILNRSYYEEVIAPRIHDLLEEEEKPDEGDVWQMRYRQINDFERYLVENGFRVVKFLFHVSKEEQRQRLLTRLKDPTKNFEFSFNDIEERKHWDEYHEIFAELVSATSTSYAPWYILPADDEWYSRYIVTEVMNDVLKEIDPQYPKLSEEDQEQLDEAIKRLEEEA; from the coding sequence ATGAAACTGTCATCCTATCGTGTTAAGGAAGGCGAGCAAGTCTCGTTTTCGAATTACCCGACATCAGAAGAACATAAAATTTCGGAAGCAGAATTGCGAGAGAAACGGATTCCAAAAAGTGTTGAGACGTTACAAGAGTTACATTGGCGTTTGCATGCTGAAGAGAAAAATGGCGTCCTCGTCATCCTGCAAGCAATTGATGCAGCGGGGAAGGACGAGGCGATCAGCTATATCTTTTCTAACTTGAACGCACAAGGACTCCGAACGATTTCCGTCAAAAAACCGTCGGATACGGAGCAAAAACATGACTACCTATGGCGGATCCACGAAGGACTACCAGAAAAAGGGGAAGTCGGCATCTTAAATCGCTCCTATTATGAGGAAGTCATTGCCCCACGAATCCATGATTTGCTCGAGGAGGAAGAAAAGCCGGATGAGGGTGACGTGTGGCAGATGCGCTATCGTCAAATTAATGACTTTGAACGCTATCTCGTCGAGAATGGCTTCCGAGTCGTCAAGTTCTTGTTCCATGTCTCAAAAGAGGAGCAACGGCAACGGCTGTTGACTCGTCTGAAAGATCCAACGAAAAACTTCGAATTCTCGTTTAATGACATTGAGGAACGCAAGCACTGGGACGAATACCATGAGATTTTTGCTGAGCTTGTCTCAGCGACATCGACATCGTATGCACCATGGTATATCTTACCGGCAGATGACGAATGGTATTCCCGCTATATCGTCACCGAAGTCATGAATGACGTCCTGAAGGAAATTGATCCGCAATATCCAAAGCTATCAGAAGAGGATCAGGAACAGCTGGATGAAGCGATTAAACGACTGGAAGAAGAAGCATAA
- a CDS encoding DUF4179 domain-containing protein, with protein MAQHDLQNDYEKIPVPTNALQDRIRQGITQGVAERQHVRPRRKQYVAIAGLAASLFVTTFIVPPFASAMSHVPLIGGLYRPFTEQGTVGTEIEKKQLATTIDQTVTDQGITIKVVDAYYDGTTIGMNLTATGVPDVNETKRAAFYEVFKGDKRFEGTENQELAHFKQDGKVWKARIEYDVGLQKLSDSMQVPLVISEMFGLDGNWQFEVPVKRLQAIEQTFNTTVKNPDYAVDVTLKQMTKGQASTTFDYTAVYPKSYDYRIIFSLFDDSGKEVIHNWSESTALVSHTNTSSERTDTSRLSLGNYVIPSGAYTLHPQLSITPKTTFIPLTTSLPYAEQNPTHPLKMTTQNIKITDSQVIVDFETNAVEMLSNIKLDAVRSMFLIQGNEPPDGREIKPHITVRDANQKQFRATFTLSASQMASIDEFYLETGYSNIMTNTPIDLKPILFTVD; from the coding sequence ATGGCACAGCACGATCTACAAAATGACTACGAAAAAATTCCCGTACCGACGAACGCGTTACAAGATCGAATTCGTCAAGGAATTACGCAAGGCGTAGCGGAACGACAACACGTACGTCCGCGCCGGAAACAATACGTAGCTATTGCCGGTCTTGCAGCATCGTTGTTCGTAACGACATTCATCGTCCCACCGTTTGCTTCCGCGATGTCACACGTTCCGTTGATTGGTGGACTGTATCGTCCCTTTACAGAACAGGGGACAGTCGGAACTGAAATCGAGAAGAAACAGCTCGCAACAACAATTGATCAGACGGTAACCGATCAAGGCATTACGATCAAGGTCGTCGACGCCTACTATGATGGTACGACGATCGGGATGAACCTGACGGCAACTGGTGTACCAGACGTCAACGAAACGAAACGAGCTGCTTTTTATGAAGTGTTCAAAGGGGATAAACGATTCGAAGGTACTGAAAATCAAGAACTGGCACATTTCAAACAGGACGGTAAGGTATGGAAAGCACGAATCGAATATGATGTCGGCTTACAGAAATTAAGTGATTCCATGCAGGTGCCACTCGTGATTTCGGAAATGTTTGGTCTAGACGGAAACTGGCAATTCGAGGTTCCGGTCAAACGATTGCAAGCGATTGAACAGACGTTTAATACGACGGTGAAGAATCCTGATTATGCAGTTGATGTCACATTGAAACAGATGACAAAAGGACAGGCAAGTACGACGTTTGATTATACGGCGGTTTATCCGAAGTCATATGATTACCGAATCATATTTTCATTGTTTGATGATAGTGGGAAAGAAGTCATTCACAATTGGTCAGAAAGTACAGCCTTAGTAAGCCATACGAATACTTCATCCGAGCGAACCGATACGTCACGGCTTAGTCTAGGCAACTATGTGATTCCGAGTGGGGCATACACATTGCATCCTCAATTAAGCATTACACCTAAAACAACGTTTATTCCATTGACGACATCGTTACCTTACGCGGAGCAGAATCCAACACATCCGTTAAAAATGACGACACAAAACATTAAGATTACGGACTCTCAAGTAATCGTCGATTTTGAAACGAATGCAGTCGAAATGTTATCAAACATTAAATTGGATGCAGTGAGAAGCATGTTCTTGATTCAAGGAAACGAACCACCGGATGGGCGTGAAATCAAACCACACATCACGGTACGAGATGCGAACCAAAAGCAATTCCGAGCAACGTTTACGTTATCAGCTTCACAAATGGCATCCATTGACGAATTTTATCTGGAGACAGGTTACTCGAATATCATGACGAACACACCAATCGACTTGAAACCGATTCTGTTCACCGTCGATTAA
- a CDS encoding winged helix-turn-helix transcriptional regulator, translated as MAVFDTTTNQRTACPVTRVQQMVAGKWKIILLWHLTHGTHRFHELQQLTGISKGTLTRQLRELEADGLIQRHVFGEVPPRVEYSLTDAGHSFLPILDHMAAWSEQHFQVK; from the coding sequence GTGGCTGTATTCGATACAACGACCAATCAACGCACTGCCTGTCCAGTCACTCGGGTCCAACAGATGGTCGCTGGCAAATGGAAGATCATCTTGCTGTGGCACCTGACACACGGGACACATCGTTTTCATGAACTGCAACAATTAACAGGTATCTCTAAGGGAACATTGACACGTCAGCTACGTGAGCTTGAAGCGGATGGGTTGATTCAACGGCACGTCTTTGGCGAAGTTCCCCCTCGTGTTGAATATTCTCTAACGGATGCTGGTCATAGTTTTTTACCAATTCTTGATCACATGGCAGCTTGGAGTGAACAACACTTTCAGGTGAAATGA
- a CDS encoding glycosyltransferase family 4 protein — translation MKPHLLFLSWRDARHPQAGEAETFIHEMLRRVSTTYRVTHLSVSFKGGSPTEYRDGITYLRYGTTASLIPYALYYYWSYAKTIDLVLDHLNGFHFFTPLYVPRHKRTLFLYQLIRERWSTTLVFPFSKLGEWTETRRLSWYKDSHALTVSPSVVDELQSAGFTNSHITMLPPGLSFSPWSEQEWELKEHVPTFLYINRLNEKELQDTIGAFLMVQREFPETRLWLIGIRNSSHLLQYLTLPLPKEVKDAITYYDSVTETETRRMMSRATALLFPSIREGVGFSIIEAAAVGTPSIVYDAPGVRDAVQYGMTGYMAKNKTPGALAAEMRACFRDPEEYEAIRISAHHFARAMDWQQTDLKFQEWLRRVLLDTK, via the coding sequence ATGAAACCTCATCTACTTTTTTTATCTTGGCGTGATGCTCGACATCCACAAGCCGGAGAAGCTGAAACTTTTATTCATGAAATGTTGCGGCGTGTCAGTACTACCTACCGAGTTACCCATTTGTCTGTCTCATTCAAGGGCGGATCACCGACGGAGTATCGAGATGGTATCACTTACCTCCGTTATGGTACGACAGCTTCTCTTATTCCATATGCACTTTATTATTACTGGTCTTATGCTAAAACGATTGATTTAGTTCTGGATCATTTGAATGGGTTTCATTTCTTCACACCACTTTATGTTCCACGTCATAAACGAACTTTATTTCTTTATCAATTGATTCGTGAGCGTTGGTCGACGACACTTGTTTTTCCTTTTTCAAAGCTTGGCGAATGGACAGAGACTCGACGGTTAAGCTGGTATAAAGATAGTCATGCCTTGACTGTCAGCCCCTCTGTTGTAGATGAACTACAAAGTGCTGGTTTTACTAACAGTCATATCACGATGTTGCCGCCAGGACTTTCCTTTTCCCCGTGGTCTGAACAGGAATGGGAGTTAAAAGAACATGTTCCAACCTTTCTATATATCAACCGTCTGAACGAAAAAGAACTTCAAGATACGATTGGGGCATTCCTCATGGTCCAACGTGAGTTTCCTGAGACACGCCTCTGGCTGATTGGTATTCGTAACAGCTCTCATCTTTTGCAATACCTTACACTTCCCCTTCCTAAAGAAGTGAAGGATGCTATCACATATTACGATTCAGTCACTGAAACAGAAACGCGCCGCATGATGAGTCGTGCCACCGCTCTCCTTTTCCCTTCCATACGTGAAGGCGTAGGTTTTTCTATTATTGAAGCGGCGGCGGTCGGAACACCATCCATCGTATATGATGCTCCTGGTGTACGAGACGCCGTTCAGTACGGCATGACAGGCTACATGGCTAAAAACAAAACACCTGGTGCACTCGCTGCCGAAATGCGAGCTTGCTTCCGAGATCCAGAGGAGTACGAAGCCATTCGCATCTCCGCTCATCATTTTGCACGGGCAATGGATTGGCAACAGACTGATCTCAAATTTCAAGAATGGCTGAGACGAGTACTTCTTGATACAAAATAA
- a CDS encoding YjjG family noncanonical pyrimidine nucleotidase, whose product MFYTTVLFDIDHTLLDFEATERIAFRRLLEQQDLTWTIEREARYKEINHALWRALERGEVTREEVIHSRFVTFFAEEGREVNGREVDETHRGYLAQGTELIPGATALLEQLEGNVEMYVVTNGISKTQRARLDGAGLTDFFKAIFVSEETGFQKPMAGFFDHVFAQIPQFDPARTIIIGDSLSADIAGGNQAGIATCWFNPEGKPATDIKPTFTITSLAELPAVLENAAVLQQ is encoded by the coding sequence ATGTTTTATACGACAGTATTATTCGATATTGACCATACACTACTTGATTTTGAAGCGACGGAACGGATTGCCTTTCGCCGCCTGCTCGAGCAACAAGATCTAACGTGGACGATTGAGCGAGAAGCGCGCTACAAGGAAATCAATCACGCGCTCTGGAGAGCACTCGAACGGGGTGAAGTGACACGTGAGGAAGTCATTCACTCGCGATTCGTGACGTTCTTTGCGGAAGAAGGACGAGAAGTCAACGGACGAGAAGTTGACGAAACGCATCGCGGATACCTCGCGCAAGGGACGGAATTGATTCCGGGTGCGACTGCCCTGTTAGAGCAACTAGAAGGGAACGTCGAGATGTACGTCGTCACGAACGGGATTTCAAAGACGCAACGCGCGCGACTTGATGGCGCCGGATTAACGGACTTCTTTAAAGCGATTTTCGTTTCAGAAGAGACAGGTTTTCAAAAGCCGATGGCAGGATTTTTCGATCATGTGTTTGCGCAGATTCCACAATTCGACCCGGCGCGAACAATCATTATCGGAGATTCCTTGTCAGCTGATATTGCAGGTGGCAATCAAGCTGGTATCGCAACATGTTGGTTTAATCCAGAAGGAAAGCCGGCAACGGATATCAAGCCCACGTTTACGATTACCTCTTTAGCCGAACTACCTGCAGTGCTTGAAAACGCAGCAGTCCTTCAACAATGA